A window from Hoeflea sp. IMCC20628 encodes these proteins:
- a CDS encoding ABC transporter permease produces the protein MSVLRPNWQALLSLLATLYSLTALPFTAGMSQTTSLTVAAILAAGALLSMLRLSFAVETAILTLSSFGAAAMLISGLVDGFGTATHGYFAALAAAWLLGWRLVTVLSGDGSRANQTSAVSIIVPALFGIWVVILWECIVRGAGVPFVLLPPPSAIGARIVTSTSILAADFRQTVLKAVLFGYVVGCTTGFLVAILADRFRFFANGLLPIGNMVSALPMIGIAPIMVIWFGFDWQSKAAVVIVMTFFPMLVNTLAGLAATGDMERDLMRTYGATHWQVLLKLRLQAAMPFIFNALKINSTLALIGAIVAEFFGTPIVGMGFRISTEVGRMNLDMVWAEIAMAAIVGSLFYGALALLERSVTFWHPSYRR, from the coding sequence ATGAGTGTGTTACGTCCCAACTGGCAGGCGTTGCTATCACTGCTGGCCACTCTCTACAGCCTAACCGCCCTGCCCTTCACTGCAGGCATGAGCCAGACAACGTCGCTGACGGTGGCGGCAATTCTGGCCGCAGGCGCGTTGCTGTCGATGCTGCGGCTGAGCTTTGCCGTGGAAACCGCCATTCTGACGCTGTCGAGCTTTGGCGCAGCGGCAATGCTGATTTCAGGTCTGGTCGATGGCTTCGGCACCGCCACGCACGGCTATTTCGCAGCCCTTGCCGCAGCCTGGCTTCTCGGCTGGCGGCTGGTCACGGTACTGTCCGGCGATGGCAGCCGCGCCAACCAGACCAGCGCTGTTTCCATCATTGTCCCGGCGCTGTTTGGCATCTGGGTCGTGATCCTGTGGGAATGCATCGTTCGCGGTGCCGGCGTACCGTTCGTACTGCTGCCGCCGCCTTCCGCCATCGGGGCGAGGATTGTCACGTCCACATCAATCCTGGCAGCCGATTTCCGCCAGACCGTGCTCAAGGCCGTGCTGTTCGGCTATGTCGTCGGCTGCACGACCGGCTTCCTCGTCGCTATTCTCGCCGACCGCTTCCGCTTCTTTGCCAACGGCCTGCTGCCGATCGGCAACATGGTCTCGGCGCTGCCGATGATCGGCATTGCCCCGATCATGGTGATCTGGTTCGGCTTCGACTGGCAGTCGAAGGCCGCCGTCGTCATCGTCATGACCTTCTTCCCGATGCTGGTGAACACACTTGCCGGGCTGGCGGCCACCGGCGACATGGAACGCGACCTGATGCGCACCTATGGCGCCACCCATTGGCAGGTGCTGCTCAAGCTGCGGCTTCAGGCCGCAATGCCTTTCATCTTCAATGCCCTCAAGATCAACTCCACGCTGGCGCTGATCGGCGCCATCGTCGCCGAGTTCTTCGGCACGCCGATTGTCGGCATGGGCTTTCGGATTTCGACCGAAGTGGGTCGGATGAATCTCGACATGGTCTGGGCGGAAATCGCCATGGCGGCTATTGTCGGGTCTTTGTTTTACGGGGCGCTTGCACTTCTTGAGCGCTCCGTCACATTCTGGCATCCGAGCTATCGCAGATAG
- a CDS encoding ABC transporter permease: protein MNEPSFIRDRLVPVGSILLVILIAWYVAAYSMNAPFQRDFDRRADETRTTTEFFMKTMSQPKPTMPAPHQVAENLWKNTLTVKPWSKRSLVYHSWVTLSATLLGFAMGTALGVVIAIGIVHIPALDRSFLPWIIASQTIPILAIAPMIIVLLSAIGVTGLLPKALISTYLSFFPVAVGMVKGLRSPDVLHLDLMRTYSASKMQTLWKLRIPASVPFFFTSMKVAIAASLIGAIVGELPTGAVAGIGSKLLAGSYYSQTVDIFAALIAGSVVAILLVSAVDIVGRFVNTRMGAKTQ from the coding sequence ATGAACGAGCCCAGCTTCATCAGGGACCGTCTGGTTCCCGTCGGTTCAATCCTGCTGGTGATCCTCATCGCCTGGTATGTCGCCGCCTATTCGATGAACGCGCCGTTTCAACGCGATTTCGACCGCCGTGCGGATGAAACCCGCACCACCACCGAATTCTTCATGAAGACCATGAGCCAGCCGAAGCCGACCATGCCGGCGCCGCATCAGGTGGCGGAAAACCTCTGGAAGAACACGCTGACGGTCAAACCCTGGTCAAAGCGCAGTCTGGTCTATCATTCCTGGGTGACGCTGTCGGCGACGCTGCTCGGCTTCGCCATGGGCACCGCACTTGGCGTGGTCATCGCCATCGGCATTGTCCATATCCCGGCGCTCGACCGCTCCTTCCTGCCCTGGATCATCGCCTCGCAGACCATTCCGATCCTGGCGATTGCACCGATGATCATCGTGCTGTTGTCGGCCATCGGCGTCACCGGACTGCTGCCCAAGGCGCTGATCTCCACCTATCTGTCATTTTTTCCGGTCGCTGTCGGCATGGTCAAGGGCCTGCGCTCACCTGACGTGCTGCATCTCGACCTGATGCGGACCTATTCCGCCAGCAAGATGCAGACATTGTGGAAGCTACGGATTCCGGCCTCGGTGCCGTTCTTCTTCACCTCGATGAAGGTGGCGATTGCCGCCAGCCTGATTGGCGCCATCGTCGGCGAATTGCCCACCGGTGCCGTGGCCGGCATCGGCTCCAAGCTGCTGGCAGGCTCCTATTACAGCCAGACGGTCGACATCTTCGCCGCCCTGATCGCAGGTTCCGTTGTCGCCATCCTGCTTGTGAGCGCAGTCGATATCGTCGGCCGGTTCGTCAACACCCGCATGGGAGCAAAAACCCAATGA
- a CDS encoding membrane protein has protein sequence MSPSLMIWLAAVMVIFMAAASSLRVYVDRPSVWLLVLAITLYTAGNLMMVRVMRESGLAVAMSLSAVLQLVLINLIGLLIFGERPSIMQVGGITLGIVAVTMIVWPQGKHG, from the coding sequence ATGAGCCCCTCGCTGATGATCTGGCTGGCAGCCGTGATGGTGATTTTCATGGCCGCAGCAAGCAGTCTCCGGGTCTATGTCGACCGGCCGTCTGTCTGGCTGCTGGTGCTTGCGATCACGCTTTACACCGCAGGCAATCTGATGATGGTGCGGGTGATGCGCGAAAGCGGGCTGGCAGTCGCCATGTCACTCTCCGCTGTGCTGCAACTGGTGCTCATCAACCTGATCGGCTTGCTGATTTTCGGTGAACGCCCGTCCATCATGCAGGTCGGCGGCATCACGCTGGGGATCGTTGCCGTCACCATGATCGTCTGGCCGCAGGGGAAACACGGATGA
- a CDS encoding GNAT family N-acetyltransferase produces the protein MMNSAVRQTYHEPGVRRATAADLPVCASIINDYLDAGASWLPRVIDRQAIEDMFGADLLDRRTIFVAEDGGEIAGYLSMDQDGRFIHAIYLRPQARCSGLGKALLDAAKSARPQGFELTVFELNSDALRFYKREALVEIPEGRNDDTPEGVATLLMRWPGGSR, from the coding sequence ATGATGAATAGCGCTGTCCGCCAAACTTACCACGAACCTGGTGTCCGACGCGCGACCGCCGCCGATCTGCCGGTCTGCGCGTCAATCATCAATGACTATCTGGACGCCGGCGCCTCATGGCTGCCCCGTGTGATCGATCGTCAGGCCATCGAGGACATGTTCGGTGCGGATCTGCTCGACAGGCGAACCATCTTCGTGGCCGAGGATGGCGGCGAGATCGCTGGTTATCTTTCGATGGATCAAGACGGGCGTTTCATTCACGCGATCTATCTTCGTCCACAAGCCCGGTGCAGCGGTCTGGGCAAAGCGCTGCTCGACGCCGCCAAGTCCGCACGCCCACAAGGCTTCGAGCTCACAGTCTTCGAACTCAATTCCGATGCCCTGCGCTTCTACAAGCGCGAAGCTCTTGTCGAAATTCCAGAAGGCCGCAACGACGACACCCCGGAAGGCGTGGCCACTTTGTTGATGCGCTGGCCCGGAGGTTCCCGATGA
- a CDS encoding ABC transporter ATP-binding protein has translation MTATVISTKNLDLTFETNDGPVHALKDITLDIAEGEFVSLIGPSGCGKTTLLRVIADLEKPTGGTVSVNGMTPEQARMARAYGYVFQQSALLPWRTIEQNVALPLEVMGLDKATRSARIASNLELVNLVGFEKKFPWQLSGGMQQRASIARALAVEPAMLLMDEPFGALDEIVRDHLNEQLLKLWAKTKKTVVFVTHSIPEAVFLSTKIVVMSPRPGRIHEIIDCDLGPDRSLDIRETPEFLKIAHQVREGLKAGHSYDE, from the coding sequence GTGACAGCAACCGTCATCTCCACCAAAAACCTCGATCTCACCTTCGAGACCAATGACGGTCCGGTTCATGCGCTGAAAGACATCACGCTCGACATTGCCGAGGGTGAATTCGTCTCGCTGATCGGTCCGTCCGGTTGCGGCAAGACCACGCTTCTCCGGGTGATCGCCGATCTGGAAAAACCAACTGGCGGCACGGTGTCGGTCAATGGCATGACGCCGGAACAGGCGCGAATGGCCCGTGCCTATGGCTATGTGTTTCAACAATCAGCCCTTTTGCCCTGGCGCACCATTGAGCAAAATGTTGCCTTGCCGCTGGAAGTCATGGGGCTCGACAAAGCCACCCGCTCGGCCCGCATTGCCAGCAATCTGGAGCTGGTCAATCTTGTTGGCTTTGAGAAGAAATTCCCCTGGCAGCTCTCCGGCGGCATGCAGCAGCGTGCCTCCATCGCCCGTGCGCTCGCCGTTGAACCGGCGATGCTGCTGATGGACGAACCATTTGGCGCGCTTGACGAGATTGTCCGCGATCACTTGAACGAGCAACTGCTGAAACTTTGGGCCAAGACCAAGAAGACTGTGGTCTTTGTCACCCACTCGATTCCGGAAGCCGTGTTCCTGTCGACCAAGATCGTGGTGATGAGCCCGCGTCCGGGCCGCATTCACGAGATCATCGATTGTGATCTGGGCCCCGACCGGTCGCTCGACATTCGCGAGACGCCTGAATTCCTCAAGATCGCCCACCAGGTCCGAGAAGGCCTCAAAGCCGGACACAGCTATGATGAATAG